The following proteins are co-located in the Doryrhamphus excisus isolate RoL2022-K1 chromosome 3, RoL_Dexc_1.0, whole genome shotgun sequence genome:
- the LOC131125090 gene encoding NAD-dependent protein deacylase sirtuin-5, mitochondrial-like isoform X2 has protein sequence MQRSLLKECMSEFREAFSKAQHIAIITGAGVSAESGLPTFRGEHEKWRKWQSQDLASPEAFSRYPSRVWEFYHHRRELALSKKPNSAHVAIAECEARLKKQGRSVVVITQCIDDLHQQAGSKHVLRIHGSLTETRCLTCGDVTVNKRSPICASLKNKGSPDPNVADADIPVDKLPRCSESDCHGLLRPNVVFFGETLNSHILTKVEKELEVCDLCLVVGTSSIVYPAAMFGPQVASRGVPVAEFNLRMTPKSEYFTYHFHGPCGTTVPAALARHESEV, from the exons ATGCAGAGGTCACTGCTAAAAGAGT GCATGTCTGAATTCCGAGAGGCCTTTTCCAAAGCCCAGCACATAGCAATCATCACAGGGGCTGGTGTCAGTGCTGAGAGCGGACTCCCGACTTTCCGTGGTGAACATGAGAAATGGAGGAAATGGCAGTCACAA GACTTGGCTTCTCCAGAGGCCTTCTCTCGCTACCCGTCACGGGTGTGGGAGTTCTACCATCACAGGAGAGAGCTAGCGTTGAGCAAAAAGCCCAACTCTGCTCATGTGGCCATAGCAGAGTGTGAGGCCCGGCTGAAAAAACAGGGCCGCTCTGTCGTCGTCATCACCCAGTGCATTGACGACCTGCACCAACAGGCGGGCTCCAAACATGTGCTCAGGATTCACG GTAGTCTGACAGAAACACGCTGTTTGACTTGTGGAGATGTGACCGTCAACAAGCGCAGCCCCATATGTGCTTCTCTAAAGAACAAAGG TTCCCCGGACCCAAATGTAGCAGATGCTGACATTCCTGTGGATAAACTTCCAAG GTGTTCTGAAAGTGACTGCCACGGTTTGCTGAGGCCAAATGTCGTGTTTTTTGGGGAGACGTTGAACTCTCATATCCTGACCAAGGTGGAAAAAGAGCTGGAAGTTTGTGATCTCTGTCTGGTG GTGGGTACGTCGTCAATCGTCTACCCGGCAGCCATGTTCGGGCCCCAGGTTGCATCCAGAGGGGTCCCAGTTGCGGAATTTAACCTACGAATGACACCAAAGTCTGAGTACTTCAC GTACCACTTCCATGGTCCATGTGGAACAACGGTGCCAGCAGCCTTGGCACGGCACGAGTCCGAGGTCTAA
- the LOC131125090 gene encoding NAD-dependent protein deacylase sirtuin-5, mitochondrial-like isoform X1 has protein sequence MLLQYRAVVSLRRCMATHVTRGPLVDMARPNSGMSEFREAFSKAQHIAIITGAGVSAESGLPTFRGEHEKWRKWQSQDLASPEAFSRYPSRVWEFYHHRRELALSKKPNSAHVAIAECEARLKKQGRSVVVITQCIDDLHQQAGSKHVLRIHGSLTETRCLTCGDVTVNKRSPICASLKNKGSPDPNVADADIPVDKLPRCSESDCHGLLRPNVVFFGETLNSHILTKVEKELEVCDLCLVVGTSSIVYPAAMFGPQVASRGVPVAEFNLRMTPKSEYFTYHFHGPCGTTVPAALARHESEV, from the exons ATGCTCCTCCAATACCGGGCCGTTGTGTCACTCAGACGCTGCATGGCCACTCACGTGACAAGAGGACCTTTGGTGGACATGGCAAGACCCAACTCGG GCATGTCTGAATTCCGAGAGGCCTTTTCCAAAGCCCAGCACATAGCAATCATCACAGGGGCTGGTGTCAGTGCTGAGAGCGGACTCCCGACTTTCCGTGGTGAACATGAGAAATGGAGGAAATGGCAGTCACAA GACTTGGCTTCTCCAGAGGCCTTCTCTCGCTACCCGTCACGGGTGTGGGAGTTCTACCATCACAGGAGAGAGCTAGCGTTGAGCAAAAAGCCCAACTCTGCTCATGTGGCCATAGCAGAGTGTGAGGCCCGGCTGAAAAAACAGGGCCGCTCTGTCGTCGTCATCACCCAGTGCATTGACGACCTGCACCAACAGGCGGGCTCCAAACATGTGCTCAGGATTCACG GTAGTCTGACAGAAACACGCTGTTTGACTTGTGGAGATGTGACCGTCAACAAGCGCAGCCCCATATGTGCTTCTCTAAAGAACAAAGG TTCCCCGGACCCAAATGTAGCAGATGCTGACATTCCTGTGGATAAACTTCCAAG GTGTTCTGAAAGTGACTGCCACGGTTTGCTGAGGCCAAATGTCGTGTTTTTTGGGGAGACGTTGAACTCTCATATCCTGACCAAGGTGGAAAAAGAGCTGGAAGTTTGTGATCTCTGTCTGGTG GTGGGTACGTCGTCAATCGTCTACCCGGCAGCCATGTTCGGGCCCCAGGTTGCATCCAGAGGGGTCCCAGTTGCGGAATTTAACCTACGAATGACACCAAAGTCTGAGTACTTCAC GTACCACTTCCATGGTCCATGTGGAACAACGGTGCCAGCAGCCTTGGCACGGCACGAGTCCGAGGTCTAA